From the Streptomyces nigrescens genome, one window contains:
- a CDS encoding histidine phosphatase family protein, whose amino-acid sequence MAPRIFLARHGQTEWSLSGRHTGRTDVPLLDEGRRGAKLLGERLHRAPWEGLPGVEVRTSPLVRASETCELAGFGERAQPWDALMEIDYGAYEGLTPAEIKSGRPDWLIWRDGVPEGETLAEVTARADEVIDWARSADRDVLVFAHGHILRALGARWLGLGISFGARIRLEPTSLSVLGWAYGEPAIERWNDTGHLG is encoded by the coding sequence ATGGCACCGCGCATATTCCTGGCCAGGCACGGGCAGACCGAGTGGTCCCTGTCCGGCCGGCACACCGGCCGTACGGACGTCCCGCTGCTGGACGAGGGCCGGCGCGGCGCCAAGCTGCTGGGCGAGCGGCTGCACCGCGCCCCCTGGGAGGGACTGCCGGGTGTCGAGGTCCGCACCAGCCCCCTGGTGCGCGCCAGCGAAACCTGTGAGCTGGCCGGATTCGGCGAGCGGGCGCAGCCGTGGGACGCGCTGATGGAGATCGACTACGGCGCGTACGAGGGCCTGACACCGGCCGAGATCAAGTCCGGGCGGCCGGACTGGCTCATCTGGCGCGACGGGGTGCCGGAGGGGGAGACGCTCGCCGAGGTCACCGCGCGGGCGGACGAGGTCATCGACTGGGCCCGGTCCGCCGACCGCGATGTGCTGGTCTTCGCGCACGGCCACATCCTGCGCGCCCTCGGCGCCCGCTGGCTGGGCCTGGGCATCTCCTTCGGCGCCCGGATCCGGCTGGAGCCGACGTCCCTGTCGGTGCTCGGCTGGGCCTACGGGGAACCGGCGATCGAGCGCTGGAACGACACCGGGCACCTCGGCTGA
- a CDS encoding tetratricopeptide repeat protein: protein MASPAASSASSRTVPARPNLAFRQLRGRLSPGEFAAAVRRSAREIGEQVSCDARYVGRVESGEIRCPNYAYERVFRHMFPGLTLPDMGFAPREAVRGRGARTAAVGAAPLATDPDHRDTRIQICEESDVLRRAFITGGPAAALGFAALHPIEAAAAAASAHVPGPRTSGRPGTAEAAAVEEAVRHIRLLDDRHGAEGIYRRAAQPLRAAYELLDAGVQRRSVSDRLHAGAGELAITVGWLAHDSGRFEDARSHYAEALATARVCGDAALEAHAFCNTAFLARDAGRPREAVRAAQAAQQAAKHLASPRLLSLLALREAGGWAGLADRAGCEQALARAERLFAGGPRDGDPEWMTFYGEAELAGLEAQCWSALGDAGRAVEQARRAVALQDSHFTRNIALFTAELAGDLADSGEPEEAAAAGARVLALLEQVRSARIRTMLDGTARTLRAYHGGGAVSGFLERHAASAASGGGTPAPGSAG, encoded by the coding sequence ATGGCGTCGCCAGCAGCTAGTTCAGCGTCGTCCCGCACCGTACCCGCCCGCCCGAACCTCGCCTTCCGACAGCTGCGCGGCCGGCTGTCACCGGGCGAGTTCGCGGCGGCGGTCCGACGGTCCGCCCGTGAGATCGGCGAACAGGTCTCGTGCGACGCCCGCTATGTGGGCCGCGTCGAGTCCGGGGAGATCCGGTGTCCGAACTACGCCTACGAGCGGGTGTTCCGGCACATGTTCCCCGGGCTGACGCTGCCCGACATGGGGTTCGCGCCGCGCGAGGCGGTCCGCGGACGGGGGGCGCGTACGGCGGCGGTCGGCGCCGCGCCCCTGGCAACCGACCCCGACCACCGCGATACCCGTATCCAGATCTGCGAGGAGAGCGACGTGCTGCGTCGCGCGTTCATCACCGGCGGCCCGGCAGCAGCCCTGGGCTTCGCCGCCCTGCATCCCATCGAGGCCGCTGCCGCCGCCGCGTCCGCCCATGTGCCGGGCCCGCGCACCTCCGGCCGTCCCGGGACGGCCGAGGCCGCCGCGGTCGAGGAGGCCGTCCGTCATATCCGGCTGCTGGACGACCGGCACGGCGCGGAGGGCATCTACCGCCGCGCCGCCCAGCCGCTGCGCGCCGCCTACGAACTGCTGGACGCGGGCGTCCAGCGTCGCTCGGTGTCCGACCGGCTGCACGCCGGGGCGGGTGAACTCGCCATCACCGTGGGCTGGCTGGCGCATGACTCGGGCCGTTTCGAGGATGCCCGCTCGCACTACGCGGAAGCCCTGGCCACCGCCCGGGTCTGCGGTGATGCCGCCCTGGAGGCGCACGCCTTCTGCAATACGGCCTTCCTCGCCCGCGACGCCGGCCGGCCGCGGGAGGCGGTGCGGGCCGCGCAGGCCGCGCAGCAGGCCGCCAAGCATCTGGCCTCGCCGCGGCTGCTGTCGCTGCTGGCGCTGCGGGAGGCGGGCGGCTGGGCGGGGCTGGCCGACCGCGCCGGCTGTGAGCAGGCGCTGGCGCGGGCCGAGCGGCTGTTCGCGGGCGGGCCGCGGGACGGCGACCCGGAGTGGATGACGTTCTACGGCGAGGCCGAACTGGCGGGCCTGGAGGCGCAGTGCTGGTCGGCCCTGGGTGACGCGGGCCGCGCGGTGGAGCAGGCGCGCCGGGCGGTGGCGCTGCAGGATTCCCACTTCACCCGCAATATCGCCCTGTTCACCGCGGAGCTCGCGGGCGATCTCGCGGACAGCGGGGAGCCCGAGGAGGCCGCCGCGGCCGGGGCCCGGGTGCTGGCGCTGCTGGAGCAGGTCCGTTCGGCCCGTATCCGGACGATGCTCGACGGCACGGCCCGGACGCTGCGGGCGTACCACGGCGGCGGCGCGGTCTCCGGCTTCCTGGAGCGGCACGCGGCCTCGGCCGCCTCCGGCGGCGGGACGCCGGCCCCGGGCTCCGCGGGCTGA